The genomic interval GAGGTCCTTCATGTTCTCTTCCGAGCCCTCGAGGGGGGCGGGCCCGCTCGGGAACGCGGCGCGGACCTCCTCGGTCAGATGCGCCGTCTCGATGCGCGGCCCGTCGCAGAAGACCACCGCCCGTTCGATCACGTGGTCGAGCTCCCGCACGTTCCCGGGCCACCCGTAGGCGATGAGAAGGCTCTCTGCCGCGCGGGCGATCGACCGGATCTCCTTCCGGTTCCGGCGCGCGTGGACCGCGAGGAAGGTGCGCGCGAGCGCGGGGATGTCCTCCCGCCGCGCGCGAAGGGGCGGGATCTCGATCGCCACCCCGTTCAACCGATAGAAGAGATCGCTTCGAAACTCCCCCCGCTCCGCGAGAAGGGCGAGGTTCCGATTCGTCGCGGCGAGAATCCGGACGTCCGACCGGATCGTCTCCGTCCCCCCGAGCCTCTCGAACTCCCCTTCCTGAAGCACGCGAAGAAGCTTCACCTGCGAAGCAATCGGCATGTCGCCGATCTCGTCGAGAAGAAGCGTCCCGCGATTCGCCCTCTCGAAGATCCCCGCCTTTCGCTCCCTCGCGTCGGTGAAGGCGCCCGGCTCGTGCCCGAAGAGCTCGTCCTCGACGAGCGTGGGAGCGATCGCCGAGCAGTTGAGACGGAGGAACGGTCGGTCCCGCCGCCGGCTCTCCTGATGGATGAGATGCGCCGCGAGCCCTTTCCCCGCGCCGGTCTCGCCGAGAAGAAGCACGGCGATGTCGCTTCGCGCCGCCGCGCGAAGCTCGCGAAGCGTTCGTTGCATCGCGGGGCTCTCCGCGATGATCTCCGGAACCTCCGCCCTCCGCGCCGCCTCCTCGCGAAGAAGCGCGTTCTCCCGCTCGAGATCCTCCAAGAGCCGCGCGTTCTCGAGCGCGACGCCCGCGAGATCGGCGAGCGCCTGGAGAAACGAGAGATCGCGCGGGGTGAAGACGTTCGCCGAGCGGCAATTGTCGAGATAGACGAGGCCGATCGGCTTCCCCTTCGAGCGGAGCGGCGCGCAGGCGAAGGAAAGGATGTTGTAGGCGGCGACGCTCTCCGCCCCCTCGAAGCGCGGATCGGAGAGCGCGTTCTCCGCGACGAGAGGCTCCTCCGATTCCTCCGCCTTTCGGAAGAGCGTTCGGCTGAAGCGGGTCACGTCGCGAAGATCCTCTCCCTCGATCGACCGGGACGCGCGCGGGACGAGATCCCCGTCGGCGCCGTAGAGGAGGATGAGCCCTCGCTCCCCGCGAAGATGATCGAGCGCCTGGTCGAGAACGTGCTCGAGGACCGCGTCGCTCGCGCGGAGCGAGTTGATGATCCGTGCGATCCGGCAGATCGTGCGGAGGCCCTCCCCTCCCTCGTCGCCGCCCCCTTGAACGAGCCCCCGCGCCTCGCCGAGTGCCGCCGGCGGGGAGACCGCGCGCATGAGATCGTAGAGCGCGGCCGCCTCGTCGGCGTGCGCCTTCGCCTTTCTTCTCTCCCCGCCGCGCGCCTCGAGGGCGGCGAGATAAGCAAGCGCCTCCGCGAGGTCGAGCCGCGCGTCGAGCGCGCGCGCCGAACGGATCGCGTCGCGAAGACAGCTTCGCGCGGTTGCCGGATCCCCGCGGGCCTCCTCGTGCCGGCCGTAAAGAAGATTGAGACGGCAAGCGATCCACGGGCACTCCGTCCGCGCCGAGAGCCGCTCGGCTTTTTGAAGAAGAGCCGCCGGCGATCCCCTCCCTCCCGCGTGCAATCTCGCCTCGGCGGCGAGAAGAATGGTCTCCGCCTCCATCAACCGCTCGCCCCGCTTCGAAAAGAGACGGATCGCGCGCACAAGCCCCTTCTCCGCCTCCGCGGGGCGCCCATCGAGGAACGCGAGACGCGCCTTCGTCCGATCGAGAAGCGCCTCGTACCTTCCCGAGAGCCGCTCGCCGAGAACCGCCTCCGCTTCCCGGAGAGCCTCTTCCGCTTCCTTCGGCTCCTCGCGGGCGATGTGCGTGAGGGCGGCGAGATTGAGCGCGTCGAAGACCGCGTACGGGTTCGATCCGGCGCGCGCAAGCGCGAGGCCCCGGCGGAGAAGCTCGATCGACTGGTCGAGGCGCCCTCTCTCCCGCGCCGTCTGACCGCGCGTGAGGAGCACGCGCACCTTCCCCCCTTCGTCGCCGAAATCTTCATAGATCGAGAAGGCCTCGTCCCACGCGCGGGCCGCTTCCTCGACCCTTCCGAGCCGGAAGAGAACACGCCCGAGATCCTCGAGGACGCGCGCCTCCTCGAGCACCTCTCCCGTCTTGCGGGCGAGAGAGAGCGCGTTCTCGAGAAGAGCGGCCGCCTCGGCGAGCCGACCGGTCCAAAGGCGGACGAGCCCGAGGTTCGCGAACGCTCCGACCGCCTCGGCCGGCGCCGCGCGCTCCAGGATGCGGGCCGCCCGCTCGTAGTGCGCTCCCGCCTCGCGCCACGCGCTCTCGTAGAACGCGACCGCCCCGAGACGCTTGAGCGTTCGACCGTTGAGCGCCGATGTTTTGCTTCGCTTCGTCGATTGATGCGCCCTCCCGAGGTGCGCCCGCGCCGCCTCCGCGTCCCCGCGCGAGAGGGCGAACCAGCCGAGATCGCATCGGATCGCGGCCTCCTCCCCCGCCCCGAAAGGTGCCCCCTCGTCGAGAAGACGGCCGAGCGCCTTCTCCGCCTCCTTCGCGTTCCCTCGGAAGTAGCGGATCCACGCGGCGAGCCTCCGCGCCGTCCGATCGATCCCCCGCCCCTCTTCGTCCTTCGCCGCCGTGCGGCGGAGAAGGCGGAGCGCGGCGAGGGCCGCTCGCGGCCGGCCGTCGCGGTGGCGGAGCGAGGCGAGCGCGAGAAGGATCCGGGCCCGCTCGTTCGGCGCGCGAAGCCCGTCTTTCGAGCGGAGAGCCATCCGGTAGAGGTCGCCCGCCTCGCGCACGAGAGAGAGCTCCTCCATTCCGGCCGCCGCGCGAAGAAGCGCGCGCGCCGCCCCCGCGCGGTTTCCCGCGCGCTCCCAGTGGTGCGCCGCATCGAAATGCGCCGCCGGTCCCGCATCCCCCGCGCTCGTCTCGGCCAGCCTCGCCGCCGCGCGGTGCAAGACGCGCCTCCTCCCCGCGGGGAGAAGAGCCGCGAGCCTCTCGCGCAGGCTCTCCGAGAAGGGGGCGTACGCGTCGCCGGCCGGCGCTTGTTCCCTGCGGACGAGACGCCTCTCGAGGAGCGGCGCGGCGAGCATCGGGAAGTCGTGCGGGCGGATCGAGAGAAGCCGCTCGAAGAAGCGCGCCTCGCGCGGGCCGGCCGGTAGCGCGATCGCCCCCGCGAGTTCACGGGAGCCTACGGAGAGCCCTTCCACCGGGATCCTCCGCGCCCTCTCCGCTTGAACGGCGGAAGGAGCGGGCGGGGACCCGTGCAGGTGGAGCGTCCCCCGCCTCTTGCGGATCGTCCCGCGCGCCGCCCACTCCCGGACGAGCGCCTCCAGCCTGGCCGGGTTCCCCTCGGAGAAGCGGGTCGCCGCCTCGAGAAGATCGGGTGCGATCGCGCCGCCGCCGAATGCTCCCTCGATCCACGCGGCAATCTCTTCGTGTGTGAAGGGATCGGTCCGCTCGATCCGCGCGAGACGCCCAGGCTCGAGCCCCGCGAAGAGAGGGCCCGGCTCGCTCCCCGCTTCCCGCGCGAGGAGATATCGGGCCGGAAGCGCGCGCCCCCTCTCGATGAGGAAGAGAAGGAATCGAGAGGAGATCTCGTCGAGGCGGTCCGCGTCGTCGATCACGACGAGAACCGGCGGCGATCCGTCCCTTGAAAGCCGCCGGAGATCCTCCTCGAAGAGGGCGCGGAGCTTGCGGAAGAGACGCGTTTCCTCTCGGGCTCCCGCGGCGAGTGGGGAGAGTCCCGCGTCCCCTCTTCGCGCCGGCGCGAGCGGGCCGAGCGCGAGGGAGCGCCCGGAAAGAGCTGCGAAGAGCTTCTCCACGCCGGCGAACGGATGCGCCTCTCCTGATTCGGTCCCCGCCGCCGCGACGACCGGGCGACCCTCGATGCGAAGCTCCCCCACCAGGCGCCGGAGAAAGCGCGTCCTTCCCGAACCGGGATCGCCTGCGATCACGAGAGAAGGCCGCTCGTCCTCCGCGAGCCACGCGCGGACGCGCGCTTCCAGATCCTTCCTTCGCACGTTCGGCGCCACAGGGGCGAGCGCGGCGGTCTTTCGCTTCCGCCCGAGGCCGGCCTCCGCGAGAAACTCCTCGATCGAGGAAGGACGATCCGACGGCTCCTTTTCCAGAAGCCGAGCGATCGCTTTCCACAGAAGGTCGGGGAAGGGAGAGGCGGCGGGGAGAAGACGCCGCGCGTCGGTTGTGAGGTGCGCGCGTGCGAGATCGGCGGCGCTCCCCTCGAAGAGCGGGCGCCCCGCGAGGATCTCGTAGAGGGTTGCGCCAAGCGCATAGAGGTCCGCCCGGTGATCCGGATCGTCCCCGCGGATCGCCTCCGGCGCCAGATACGCGGGCGTTCCGACGAGAATCCCGAACGTCCCCTCGCGGCGGAACGCGAGCGGGAGGAGATCGGTCCAGCAAAGATCGAGGATCTCTTCTCCGTCCGCTCGAAAGAGGAGGTTCCCCGGCTTGATGTCGCCGTGAACCTGCCCCCGCTCGTGAAGGAACGCGATCGGCTCGGCGAGACGCTTCACGAACGGCGCCGTGCGCACGTTCGGCGCGCGGAGCATCCACCGGCGCGGATCGGTCCCCTCGACGAAGGGAGAGACCGCGTAGAGCGAACCGTCGGCGATCCGCCCCGATTCGAGGATCGGCGCGATCCCCCGGTGGGCAAGATCCGTTCGAAGGCGGACATCGTCGAGGAAGAGGTTGCGGATCCGCTCGGGAGTTTCCGGCGCGACGGTCTTCACGACGACGGTCGCGCCGCCCTGCGCCGCGCGCGCGACGGCGACCCGCGTGCCGCCTTTCTCCTTGAGCACGCGCTCTTCTTCGTATCCG from Candidatus Eisenbacteria bacterium carries:
- a CDS encoding sigma 54-interacting transcriptional regulator, which codes for MLPRGYEEERVLKEKGGTRVAVARAAQGGATVVVKTVAPETPERIRNLFLDDVRLRTDLAHRGIAPILESGRIADGSLYAVSPFVEGTDPRRWMLRAPNVRTAPFVKRLAEPIAFLHERGQVHGDIKPGNLLFRADGEEILDLCWTDLLPLAFRREGTFGILVGTPAYLAPEAIRGDDPDHRADLYALGATLYEILAGRPLFEGSAADLARAHLTTDARRLLPAASPFPDLLWKAIARLLEKEPSDRPSSIEEFLAEAGLGRKRKTAALAPVAPNVRRKDLEARVRAWLAEDERPSLVIAGDPGSGRTRFLRRLVGELRIEGRPVVAAAGTESGEAHPFAGVEKLFAALSGRSLALGPLAPARRGDAGLSPLAAGAREETRLFRKLRALFEEDLRRLSRDGSPPVLVVIDDADRLDEISSRFLLFLIERGRALPARYLLAREAGSEPGPLFAGLEPGRLARIERTDPFTHEEIAAWIEGAFGGGAIAPDLLEAATRFSEGNPARLEALVREWAARGTIRKRRGTLHLHGSPPAPSAVQAERARRIPVEGLSVGSRELAGAIALPAGPREARFFERLLSIRPHDFPMLAAPLLERRLVRREQAPAGDAYAPFSESLRERLAALLPAGRRRVLHRAAARLAETSAGDAGPAAHFDAAHHWERAGNRAGAARALLRAAAGMEELSLVREAGDLYRMALRSKDGLRAPNERARILLALASLRHRDGRPRAALAALRLLRRTAAKDEEGRGIDRTARRLAAWIRYFRGNAKEAEKALGRLLDEGAPFGAGEEAAIRCDLGWFALSRGDAEAARAHLGRAHQSTKRSKTSALNGRTLKRLGAVAFYESAWREAGAHYERAARILERAAPAEAVGAFANLGLVRLWTGRLAEAAALLENALSLARKTGEVLEEARVLEDLGRVLFRLGRVEEAARAWDEAFSIYEDFGDEGGKVRVLLTRGQTARERGRLDQSIELLRRGLALARAGSNPYAVFDALNLAALTHIAREEPKEAEEALREAEAVLGERLSGRYEALLDRTKARLAFLDGRPAEAEKGLVRAIRLFSKRGERLMEAETILLAAEARLHAGGRGSPAALLQKAERLSARTECPWIACRLNLLYGRHEEARGDPATARSCLRDAIRSARALDARLDLAEALAYLAALEARGGERRKAKAHADEAAALYDLMRAVSPPAALGEARGLVQGGGDEGGEGLRTICRIARIINSLRASDAVLEHVLDQALDHLRGERGLILLYGADGDLVPRASRSIEGEDLRDVTRFSRTLFRKAEESEEPLVAENALSDPRFEGAESVAAYNILSFACAPLRSKGKPIGLVYLDNCRSANVFTPRDLSFLQALADLAGVALENARLLEDLERENALLREEAARRAEVPEIIAESPAMQRTLRELRAAARSDIAVLLLGETGAGKGLAAHLIHQESRRRDRPFLRLNCSAIAPTLVEDELFGHEPGAFTDARERKAGIFERANRGTLLLDEIGDMPIASQVKLLRVLQEGEFERLGGTETIRSDVRILAATNRNLALLAERGEFRSDLFYRLNGVAIEIPPLRARREDIPALARTFLAVHARRNRKEIRSIARAAESLLIAYGWPGNVRELDHVIERAVVFCDGPRIETAHLTEEVRAAFPSGPAPLEGSEENMKDLPGEIRSIEEEMLLRALEESGWNRSRAARLLGIHESTVRKKIRRLRLKRT